The Haloferax sp. Atlit-12N genome window below encodes:
- a CDS encoding substrate-binding domain-containing protein: MVDADSRKGKRTGVSRRSFVKAAGASGVAVGLAGCISTGGGDDNGGNGGTDTDTDTPINTEESTEEITLQWAADTRVAEAEEEVVQALRDAGLPENIDIDILAGSQVTDNRQAQYQQWLSGGRSEPTLLMMDSGWTIPFIARNQLQNLSQSLPEELTSTIEEEYFEASVSTAKGSNGDLYGQPLFPDFPTVQYRKDLLRNAGYTDEDFSTWATESMSWEDFSRVTKEALDANPDIENGFTFQANVYEGLSCCDFNEFMTSYGGAYFGGRENLFGPIGDRPITVEEEPVINAIRMVRTLIHGEDDEYALDGITGGISPEAVLQWTEDPSRQPFTTGNAVMHRNWPYSIVINGAEPSEENDQTGFGEDLGVMPIPYGVTEDEAKYEGTGGPVAALGGWHMTMNPNSSDEQKQAAVQVLRTMQSEQFQLDMFRIIGWIPPRPSLLESDQAAEVPIIGRYLDALKVAGENAIPRPVTVVWPQQSGRISQEVNAAFAQEKSPEQAMSDLASQLEQIEQNA; encoded by the coding sequence ATGGTTGATGCTGACTCACGCAAGGGCAAGCGTACTGGCGTCTCTCGACGCAGTTTTGTGAAGGCGGCCGGCGCATCGGGCGTCGCCGTCGGACTGGCCGGGTGCATTAGTACAGGCGGCGGTGACGACAACGGCGGTAACGGCGGGACGGACACCGACACCGACACGCCGATTAACACCGAAGAATCGACCGAGGAGATCACGCTTCAGTGGGCCGCCGACACCCGCGTCGCGGAGGCGGAAGAGGAAGTCGTGCAGGCGCTCCGGGACGCCGGCCTCCCGGAGAACATCGACATCGACATCCTCGCCGGGTCGCAGGTGACTGACAACCGGCAGGCGCAGTATCAGCAGTGGCTCTCTGGCGGCCGCTCGGAGCCGACGCTGCTCATGATGGACAGCGGGTGGACGATTCCGTTCATCGCGCGGAACCAACTGCAGAACCTCTCGCAGTCGCTCCCCGAGGAGCTCACGTCCACCATCGAAGAGGAGTACTTCGAGGCCAGCGTCTCGACGGCGAAGGGGTCGAACGGCGACCTCTACGGCCAGCCGCTGTTCCCCGACTTCCCGACGGTGCAGTACCGAAAGGACCTGCTCCGAAACGCGGGCTACACCGACGAGGACTTCTCGACGTGGGCGACCGAGTCCATGTCGTGGGAGGACTTCTCGCGCGTCACGAAGGAGGCGCTCGACGCCAACCCCGACATCGAGAACGGGTTCACGTTCCAGGCGAACGTCTACGAGGGCCTGTCGTGCTGTGACTTCAACGAGTTCATGACCTCGTACGGCGGCGCGTACTTCGGCGGCCGCGAGAACCTGTTCGGCCCCATCGGCGACCGCCCCATCACGGTCGAAGAGGAGCCGGTCATCAACGCGATTCGGATGGTCCGGACGCTCATCCACGGCGAGGACGACGAGTACGCCCTCGACGGCATCACGGGTGGCATCTCGCCCGAGGCGGTCCTCCAGTGGACCGAGGACCCGTCCCGACAGCCGTTCACGACGGGCAACGCGGTCATGCACCGCAACTGGCCGTACTCCATCGTCATCAACGGCGCGGAGCCGTCGGAGGAGAACGACCAGACCGGCTTCGGCGAGGACCTCGGCGTCATGCCGATTCCGTACGGCGTCACCGAAGACGAGGCCAAGTACGAGGGCACGGGTGGCCCCGTCGCCGCCCTCGGTGGCTGGCACATGACGATGAACCCGAACTCCTCGGACGAACAGAAGCAGGCCGCGGTGCAGGTGCTTCGGACGATGCAGAGCGAACAGTTCCAGCTCGACATGTTCCGCATCATCGGCTGGATTCCGCCGCGCCCGTCGCTGCTCGAATCCGACCAGGCCGCCGAGGTGCCCATCATCGGGCGCTACCTCGACGCTCTGAAGGTCGCCGGCGAGAACGCGATTCCGCGCCCGGTCACCGTCGTCTGGCCGCAGCAGTCCGGTCGCATCTCACAGGAGGTCAACGCCGCGTTCGCTCAGGAGAAATCCCCCGAACAGGCGATGTCCGACCTCGCATCACAGCTCGAACAGATCGAGCAGAACGCGTAG
- a CDS encoding carbohydrate ABC transporter permease, whose product MESLSETQFAYLLLTPALVLLGVIAVYPLVSTFSMSLFADRLTGTARLGEFVGLQNYVDLFTGARNYALPSQFLPTFSSEFPFVTNIYSSALAVTLIFTVFSVLFETLIGFGQALILDQDFRGRRWVRVAIIIPWAVPIVIQGMIWFLMFQPNIGFLVGTSENPALLNQLGLIGTTPLRNTADALFLIIVADVWKTSAFMALLILAGMQSIDRSLYDVAKVAGASRWQQFKLITFPLILPTVLVAMLFRTIDAMRVYGIIQTMAGCQTVPSLSCLVVTTFNTPLYGTSATVAFVTAGIIAVVVSVYIVNFASEGL is encoded by the coding sequence ATGGAGTCGCTTTCCGAGACGCAGTTCGCGTACCTGCTCCTGACCCCCGCGCTCGTCCTCTTGGGGGTAATCGCCGTCTACCCGCTGGTCTCGACGTTCAGCATGTCGCTGTTCGCCGACCGGCTGACGGGAACCGCGCGACTCGGCGAGTTCGTCGGACTGCAGAACTACGTGGACCTGTTCACCGGCGCGCGCAACTACGCGCTCCCGTCGCAGTTCCTCCCGACGTTCTCCTCGGAGTTCCCCTTCGTCACGAACATCTACTCCAGCGCGCTCGCGGTGACGCTCATCTTCACCGTCTTCAGCGTGCTGTTCGAAACGCTCATCGGCTTCGGTCAGGCGCTCATCCTCGACCAGGACTTCCGCGGTCGGCGGTGGGTCCGCGTCGCCATCATCATCCCGTGGGCCGTGCCCATCGTCATCCAGGGGATGATCTGGTTCCTGATGTTCCAGCCGAACATCGGCTTTCTCGTCGGGACGAGCGAGAACCCGGCGCTGTTGAACCAACTCGGGCTCATCGGCACGACGCCGCTTCGGAACACCGCAGACGCGCTGTTCCTCATCATCGTGGCCGACGTGTGGAAGACCTCGGCGTTCATGGCGCTTCTCATCCTCGCGGGGATGCAGAGCATCGACCGGTCTTTGTACGACGTGGCGAAGGTCGCCGGCGCGTCGCGCTGGCAGCAGTTCAAGCTCATCACCTTCCCGCTCATCCTGCCGACGGTGCTCGTGGCGATGCTGTTCCGCACCATCGACGCGATGCGCGTCTACGGCATCATCCAGACCATGGCCGGCTGTCAGACGGTCCCGTCGCTGTCGTGTCTCGTCGTCACGACGTTCAACACGCCGCTGTACGGGACCTCGGCGACCGTGGCGTTCGTCACCGCGGGCATCATCGCCGTCGTGGTCTCGGTGTACATCGTGAACTTCGCTAGCGAGGGTCTCTAA